In the genome of Plectropomus leopardus isolate mb chromosome 19, YSFRI_Pleo_2.0, whole genome shotgun sequence, the window gtgtgtaccatgTGACCTGCTGGTGTAGTAGGATTCCCCCAGCAGCTGTCGCACTCATTCCTTCATAGTGCTTTACTCTGAGCTTCACACACTTCCATTGATGAGCAGTATCAGTAAATGGTCAGTGGAGCAGGGATACTTCTGCAGTTCTATCCATCCATGGTCTaaagcagagatactcaacctgcttttgcaaaatgacaggggggtAGGGGCCAgccgcagcagccccatacatgtttctgggattttaaaacCTTTCCccgatttcaggacgtttcgaagaacatttttaggaatctgaaatattttaaggattttaggatacttCAAGgacttttggatgtttctagggtttcaggacatttgtaggggTTTGGGACAATTTTCAggtttaagaacatttctaggactttttgaaatttctagggtttcaggacatttctaggggtttaggacattttcaatttttattaaccaagttctgttttgatgctgttttaaacaATTCTTAGTGTGAATCCCTatctggggccagatttggcctgcgggtcataaattgagtatcactagTTTAAAGGCTGGTCAGTATTTACCCACCATGATGATATATAACTTTGAGACATGTTCAGTGCAACAAAATTGCACTGAACAGACACAAATAAAGATACACTAATCAGTATTTTTTCCTAATAACATTGATTTAATCACTATGTGAAATTTGAAAGGGGATGGTAATTGTGACAAACCCACAAAGAACAACAACTAAACTCAGAGAGCCCCACATGTTACCTCATGCTAATGTCTCTACTGGAAAGCCAACTGTTCAACACCACCTGAGCtgggtgtgtgtgggagagCGACAACTTTTGGGGGAATATCGGTGTTTGAGTCAAGTCAGtgcctgttaaaaaaacatcagtgaagATGACATTAAGACAACAGCATAAGTTTGGTccataaacagtaaaaataacagatgtagctactgtgaccATATTGTGGATGAGAGGTTGGAGGTGTGGAGGAGTAAGAGGTGGATTATATTGTCAGGATAGGAAAGTCTGGTAAACAGTATTTACACCATGAAAGGCCTCAGCTTTATATTAAAGTCAAGAGTTCACCACTAATATAAGAATTGCTGCTGCTGAAGATAAATCAGTTGTGCATCCTTATGTAAAATTTTAGCTTAAAGTTGTTTACAGAATTCAGCTTGAGGGAGTTCTTTTGACAGATGATGAAGTATTGATCAGTTGTAATCAATCTGACTATATTACATCAAATATCGACAAGGTAGTTGTACTGAGTGGAACAGCAACTGACAGAAATCACAaattaattgctaattaattgcaaaattgctgcattttaaacagttttgttttttaatagcaACACACATgtgaaacacagcaacacacacacatgtacacagagTCATTCCATCCTTGAGGAATGAGGAAAAGGACATCCTGTGGTGCTTCCCCTGAGCTGTATAGCTGGAAACTCCCACCCCACAACAACAGGAACGGGCAGGCTGCCCCGCCACATCGCCCCACTGTTCTCCTCTTTACAAATGACTCCTGTTACTCCTGTTTGCACAGTAGCTCAGTGCTCACAGACACATGCCCTGCAACATTAACCTCCACCAGATTTCATTTATGGTTGATTAttatactcatttttttttttttttttgctgatttctacCAATTATTGCTATTGGGCACTACAGCCCTGTGCACAGCCTTAACCTTTGGCATCACTCACTTTAAAAGAGGTGTATTTAACCAATTTGTGAGTTTATCACTGAAATGTAACGAGGAGCTCAGAGTGATCTCAGAGGCTTGAGATCAGAAAACGTTGCGCAGGACAGAAACTATGGAAGATGGATGCTGCCATCTAGTGTACAATACAGGTTCATGGACCTGACTCCATACATGAACAGTCTATACAGTGATCACAGTATCAACATCCGACATTTGGAACCACGGGTCCAAATCATGCACTTTACCAACATACATGAAAgatgatttaaccctttcacacccggcttgacatcagttttcttgtgctgcgttcagatgcctttcattaGCGTGTAAATCTCTGTAAATTGAgttatttggtttgatttctctcagaaacatggggagaaaatgtTATCTTGATTATGAGCTATTATCAAAAAACAgggggaaatgtccaaaaaaaaattagattaataATTCTCTTAAGtgtatatttaaagttatgtaacagaaaacagaaaaatatgtctgtttaactttaaatatagtCTATATATGGGGAATCAATCTATGGCAGTCttaattttaaattcacattaacaaaataaaatgattcacgttgggaattgtttttttacttttagtataaaGTCCAGGAAacattctagaaacatcctaaaatcctagaaatgccctaaaatcctagaaatgtcttaaaataaaaatcatcctaaaatccttgaaacatgtatggggctgatGCAACTGGCCCTGAcctcttgtcatttttgcagaagtatccccaaaacaaagtaagttgagtatccctgcatTATGGCGTTAATGAATGATTTGCATGTGTAATGTTGGCCTGCTGATTGTAGGCCAGTTTGAgtacctgtctgctgtttgtgcaCGCAGAGAAGTGTCCCGTGCTGGAGTTGAACAGTAGATGGCGGTAACGCTATCTGTACAATGAATGGCAGCCGAAGAGGAAGCAGCCGAACCATCTGCAAGCTAACGCTATGTTTTTAGCATTCTGACATGTCAACATTGAGCTAGCTTGTTTACTGTGCAGCCTTTAATGCTCGGCAAACCCGCTGCACCATAATACACTGAAAAAGAAGTCCATAGCTTCTGGTCTATAGtttgcaatttctttctttctcaggCTTCAGCTGAAGTGGAAGCTGAGCCAGCTAGCTCTCCCAGCTAGCGCTAACTCTGCTAATTTAACATTAGCCGagcagacaaacagcagcactgCCGGCAGGGTGAGTGTACAATATACCTGTTTGTTCAGGTTCTTCAGGCAACGTCAGTTAAGTTATTTCCGCATGAAGCTAACGACCGCGAGAACGTCTAATTGCACCAAACTTCATTACTAAGTTTTATATTAAGTTGTTGCTCGTTGGTTACCACTAAATGTAAAGCACAGGCCAGGCTTCATGTCTGAACGCACACTGATTAAAGTGGAATACATACTGCAAATACATGATACTTAACATGGGATAAAAGCTGGAgtttatggcaaaaaacacGAACCACATGGATCAGAATAGGTATGAAAATTCTGATTACACAGTTGCAACCAAAGTGAAGTATGTGTATGATTTTGAATTTAGTGCAGCATTgtattaaacaatattttacttAAGATGAAATCATTGATAATTTACTATTCGGATATATTCATATGTAGTAGAGTTAGTCCTTACAGTGCCTCTGAAGGGACATGGGGGAGTAAAAAGGAGATACTGGAGGAGAAAATTGGATGAGGAAAAGAAATTTTGATagaaaaaattgaaacaaaatagATGTTGGAAAAGAAAGAGATGGTGGGGAAAAGCAGtctttgatggaaaaaaaattgaaggtGGGAGAAAATTAGTTGGTGATAAATAGATGAAAGAAATTAGATGGCAAAAACAagtgtgtcgaaaaaaatgatggtggaaaaaaaaaagaagtctatAGGGGGGAAaaagtagtattagtagtagtagtttctGATTTATAAAGTCAGAtaactttaaaaatcagtgtaactgtccaaaacccaaatattttaagttaattatcACAGGAGATAAAGAAAACCAGTGAAAATCATGCAAATCAACAAAAGCAGTTTTGTTGGTCATTTAAGTTGTTGCTGATACATTTTGTGTTGTCTCACTGTTTGCAGACATGGCCAGAGCCAGGTGGGATCTGAGGACACACAAAGTTCATCTGGATCTGCGGTGTGATCTGTAGTAACGACGGGGCTCCAGAGCTCATGTCTACCTCACACACCCTACTTCACACACCGCTCGAATCTCGCTGTGGAGAACACCTCAATAAGGTGAAGACGGTAAAGATGGAGCTCCTGAGAGTGCTTGTCAGCGAGTGTTTGTCTGCAGCCGCAGAGGAGATCTTCAAGATTGTGGAGAGAACCATTATAGACTATGAAAAGGAACTGTCCTGTTCAAAGTGGGTGGTGGACAGCCACCGCAGACTGCTGGATGCTGCCAAGTCACACAGTGAAGGTCCGTTTATCAGAACTTTGCTTTCtctaaagaaaataataacagaTGACAATGTCTTTGGGTTGAAGTTGTCCATGATAGAGgtcattgtcatttttagcaATAGCAGTATTTTCCACTGGCCGATGATTCACTTGTGGTGGGCAGAAAGCTGGTGTCAGCAGACAGTTGTGTATTTACAAGCTAACCTTGGACTAGAGAAGTCTATTTCTCCAGtaaatgctttttctttctattcTGTCACACTTTCAAACAATCCTCAAATTTTAATGATTGTACAAGAAGAAAGAATGAACACAAGAAAGGTTTTTGGATGTTGCTGAATGTGTTTGGGCTATgcaaattaatcaattattaagGGAACACtgtgatgtaaatgtttgtggGGCTCATTTgaattaaccccttgaaatctgaacaaattggcttaatctctttcaaaaaatgtaaggcaataaacaacttaACAGGAAATAACCCATAATAACAAGGAATTAGtcaaaagttataagaaaattagctaaaaattatccaaccaaaaaaaaaaaaaagaaaatggtaatgaaaaataaataaaaacaaattaattatttttttaaaaaaggaaatggcttgaaaaataagctttttttttaaaataattattttctaatatttttttctctctttctctttgtctttttttttttaatttttgctaattttcggTTAATTTTCttacatatacatacatttttccctagcattaaaaatcaaacttcttacaattttaaaagaaaccataCCTAGTTGCTCAGTGTTTAAAGGTCTAAAGGGATATTGCCCCCTctacagttgtcataaatgaGGAAATTAGCTATAGggaacaaaactgttttgtaccaggctgtaaacatgtttatgtctGCTATAAAGttggttaaattaaaatacGGGGTATATGGGGATTGACTGACTTTTGGAGCCACCCTCAAGTGGACCTTTGAGGAACTggagtttttggcacttctacattgtcttcatttttcagtcctggaggttgccacttggttGGATATTAACTTCAACTTTCAGGCAAATTATCTCAAAGACAATACATTTTGGGGGTTTGTAAGTTGTCAGAATTGGGcaaaaattgtagaaatatgaaaaaattgtGTTCTGATTTATCAGTTTAGACAAAGGGGTATTCCACTGATTTAGTATTGCGGTTCCTAGAAGTTTTGGAATTTATGAGAGTAAGATcgaaatgaaaaacaatgatCAAAAGCAACAGAGACACTCTGCCTGTGAAGTAACTGTTATTTTCTCCTTTGCCTCAGACTCTCTCCACACATCTGCCACAGATGTGAAGCTGCAGTCTGGTCAGCAGCAGCCCGCTGCCAGTGTGAACGTCAGTGTGTGCTGGGATGAACCAGAAACCACCACGTCAGAGCCAAAAGAGCACTATCCCAACATCAACGCCACTCATCATCCTGCGAGTGACAACGATCCCAGTGATCAGGAGATTGTCATTGATCTTGAAGATGATGATGTGAAGTCGGAGTGTGACCTGCCTTTAAAAATCCTTGAAGTGAAGAAACCGTTCAAATGTCCTGTTTGCTTCAGTGGTTTTTCTTCCAAAAAGACAATGGTACGACACATCAAAAAGCACCCAGAAGACAGTTTGTCACGTTACCAGTGCCAGTTTTGCGACCGCTACTTCTGCCACAAGTCTGAATTCATCATTCACACCAGAACACACAAAGGCATCAAACCATACAAGTGCCAGGACTGTGAGACAAGCTTTGAGCAGAGGAACAGTCTGCTTgttcacagacagaaacactaTGGGGAAAAACCATATTGGTGTTTCAATGAAAAGGTGGAGGCAGAAACTCACCTCAGACCAGTGACGCTTCCAATTAAAATTGAAGAAGAGCTGGACTGCAGACAGGATGAATCTGGCATTAAGACATTCCCACTAACTATCACTCCTTTTGATAAAAGCGAGTTTGATCAGGAGTCTCTGCAGCCCCTGTGTCTTTACCAAATCCAGACTGTTGCTGATATAGATAAAGACTCCTCAGCAGTTATGGttgaacacattaaaacagagcCTGTTGGAGCTGACTGTGGAGTATCAGGGAGAACCACAGATGATCAGTTGCTCCTCCCAGACCAACAGGGTGATGGTAAGACAGAGCCCAGACATCCCAACATAGAAGACATCCTGCCAAGAAGACCCTTAGGAAAATCTACTGAGCTCATCATTCAGTTTGAAGCAGGAACAGCGCAGAAACCCTACAAGTGTCCTTGTTGCACCAAATGTTTCTCTTTGACTAAGACCTTAATAAGACATGTAAGGATCCACACAGAGGACAAAGCATACCAGTGCCAATATTGTGGGAGGAACTTCTGTCAGAAGTCAGACCTGGTCAATCACACCAGGatacacacaggagagagaccGTATCAGTGCCAAGAATGTCACAAATCATTCGCACAAAAAGGCAACCTGGTGGTTCACATGAGAAAACATACAGGAGACAAACCATAACAGTGCCAAGAGTGCAGCTTTAGTCTGAGGTCATCTTTCCACTGTTGCATGCAGAGCCACAGAAAGTTCAAGAAGTTATCAGCTTTATCCCACAGACTGTAAAGACGGACAATGTCCCCCCACTTACCCCCACCACGCCAAAACACCCCGGGCacggctgctgccatcttgcactggtgacatcattcagAGCCGGAGGCTGATCTATAGCGATCTATGCGGTGGGGGAGTTCCAGCCAAAACACCCATTCAACCAATCACGAGCAGCCCCATTCAATGCACAGATTGCtgatgcagctgtcagtcatggcggAAAATCGCCTTTTTGTAGAAtcgaataactcattaaaaacataaaaagaaacacttaaaaaaacatcagggtgatgaggaCTACCTTAAGTGACAGAAATTATCTttgcaaaatgtatttggcgtgtactgtgagtttttagtttggcttatgTCCATACTCTAAcgtggaggggcgggctttatgacctatactgcagacagttACGCTTTGGGGGAattgtcatgttgtccatctatATATGCAGTCTATGCTTAATCCTAAAGTCGGGTATTAAACGCAATACTCCCACTTACTGAGTGAAATGTGTCTGTACACCACTGTGATTACCAACAgtaaaatccaataaataaataagtagcAGCTGCCAGGGGGGACTGACATGAATGCCATCATACACCGCAAAACAAGAGTTTGGATGAAATCATGGCAGATAATTTGGCTGCCAAAAGAAAAACCCCAGTGTAGCAACACTTTGTGTTCGGCCTTGAGAAAATCCTTTCTGTATgagcatgtgtctgtgtggggAAAGTGTAGAGAatggatttattgattttttagtgtgtgtatgtgtgtattttaattttacaattcCCATCTGAATCTATATTGTATTGAAAGATTTGTATTTATAAGATAAATTATCTGGCTctgttttgtaataattttgttttgtgagaattatgtgtttttacaaataatattaaattacagtgtaaaaccaagattctgttttCGAGCATTTGTTCTGTGTACTGTAATGAGAGagctactttaaaaaacaagctGGTAATACAGAATTCTGCAATGAgcgacaaaagaagaaattaccccaaattatcaagaaatttgtaaatttacaaaaattatctgaaaatttgtaaaaaaaaacaaaacaaaacaaaacaaaaaaaaaaaaacataaggaaattaccttaaaagtgcaaattcaataataatcattttgtagcataattctaaatatgtaattatgctaattgataaatatagttttccctaccttttttcttttccctttgcttttttaaaaaataattgtctaaatCTACCATTTTAGTGAAATATGTAGGAcagcttctttctttcttctttcttagtttgcctttttccccacatttttgaaagaattttgcTCATCTTGGCTCagggttaaaaggtttaaatacttgtgggAGGAGTAgcccaagaaaagtgatgtcgcttcatgtttcaaaggtttacattAAAGACAATGATGCTTGTGGTTTATGTGGTTTCATATTGTAATAAAagaatctgactttttttcatccaaCAAAGGCACAATTAATGCTCTTGTCACAATGAGTTTAGCAGTCAGAAGAATTTATACCAATGCCATTTTTAAACTATGAAATAAGCATGACATGTCTGCTTAAAATGACATCCTTCATAGCTATCTGTGTAAAACTATGGCTACCTCAACAACATAACAAACAGCCAACAGCGGTAATACTCGACTGACGGCCCGTAGCGcaaattcaaatttggcacttgatagggtgctgggtgctaacccaaccattttctaattcacagtaaaaatacagtgattcacactgggaattgtttttgtacttttagtatacattagttaccagagtgcataaaacaacaacaaaatagacCTTGTTTATCAGAAAAGGCCAGTGGAGGGTTTTAAGACCCTACTGTCCTAAAGTCCcagaaaaggtcttaaaatactggtaatgtccttaaatcattGAAATGTTCTTAATGTTCCccagaaatgacctaaaatcctagaaacgccttaaaatcctaaatgacctaaaatctgagaaacattttaagatcctagaaatgttctaaaatcagagaaacatcccaaaaccctggaaatgtactgaaatccttgaaatgtccttaaatcctagaaatgttcttaaaatgtttggggctgctgggactAGCCCCTAGACTCcagtcattttgcaaagtggccccagagcaaagcaagttgaataTCCCTCACCTACCGCAACACATTAAATTCAGGAAACATAGGGTATTAAAATGTGCTTTGACACAAACAGGAGAGTAGAATGTTTCAACAGAATGAACTGAAATAGTGCGCTTCACAAGCTTTGATGTCACAATAGCGTCTGCCAGTGGTTACAGTGAGCCAACATGCATAACACCAGAGCCTTGAAACCAAAGCCGCTgagcttttcctgctgtgacatgTCACATGGAATTGGTTAAATGCACTTACATTTATATCGCACCTCTCCAGTCTACAGACCGCTCAAAACACTTATTCACTACATGCCACAACTC includes:
- the LOC121958940 gene encoding zinc finger protein 569-like, whose protein sequence is MELLRVLVSECLSAAAEEIFKIVERTIIDYEKELSCSKWVVDSHRRLLDAAKSHSEDSLHTSATDVKLQSGQQQPAASVNVSVCWDEPETTTSEPKEHYPNINATHHPASDNDPSDQEIVIDLEDDDVKSECDLPLKILEVKKPFKCPVCFSGFSSKKTMVRHIKKHPEDSLSRYQCQFCDRYFCHKSEFIIHTRTHKGIKPYKCQDCETSFEQRNSLLVHRQKHYGEKPYWCFNEKVEAETHLRPVTLPIKIEEELDCRQDESGIKTFPLTITPFDKSEFDQESLQPLCLYQIQTVADIDKDSSAVMVEHIKTEPVGADCGVSGRTTDDQLLLPDQQGDGKTEPRHPNIEDILPRRPLGKSTELIIQFEAGTAQKPYKCPCCTKCFSLTKTLIRHVRIHTEDKAYQCQYCGRNFCQKSDLVNHTRIHTGERPYQCQECHKSFAQKGNLVVHMRKHTGDKP